The genomic window CGAGCCGACGATCCCGAACACGTGGGTCACGCCCTGCGAAACGAGCGTCTCGACGAACGCCTCGGAAGGGGTCATGCGCTGCTTCGCCATCGGTGCACCTCGCGAAAGGGCGAGCGAGTCTGACACATCGGGGACGCGATCGGACGGAAGCGCGCACCAAATCGATGAGTCGGCGTCTGACGCGAACCCCTCGATTCCGCAGAATCGCTAGCTCCGCGTCAGACGCGAACTCCTCGATTTCGCGGTATCTGCCCGCGCGATGCAACAGGCCCTCGCGGTGCTTAATGCCGGCTCGTCGAGCCTCAAATTCGCGGTGTATCGGCTCGCGCGCGGCGCGGCTCCCGAGCGCGTGCTGCGGGGTGCGATCGAGGGCGTGAGTGGCGCGGATGCGCACGCGCGCGCGCTCGCCGCGTTCGAGCTTCGCCTCGCGAGCGAAGCGCCCACGCTTCACCTCGTCGCCGCGGGGCATCGCGTGGTGCACGGGGGCGCGCGCTTCACGGCGCCCGCGCTCGTCACGGACGCGGTGCTCGCGGAGCTGCGCGCACTCGTGCCGCTCGCGCCGCGACATCAGCCGCACGCGATCGCCGCGATCGAGACGCTGCGCGCGGCGCGGCCCGAGCTTGCGCAGGTTGCGTGCTTCGACACCGCGTTCCACCACACGCTGCCCGAGGTTGCGCGCCGCTTCGCGCTGCCGCAGGCGCTCTACGACGCCGGCATTCGCCGCTACGGCTTCCACGGTCTCTCGCTCGAATCGATCGTCGCGCAGCTCCCCCAACAACTCGATGAACGCGCGGACGGTCGCGTGATCGTGCTCCATCTCGGCAGCGGCGCGAGCGCGACCGCGCTGCGCGGGCGAACGAGCGTCGCTACCAGCATGGGCCTCACGCCGCTCGACGGCCTCGTGATGGGAACGCGCGCCGGCGCGCTCGATCCCGGCGTGCTGCTGCATCTCCTGCGCGACGGCTGGGACGAAGCGCGCCTCGCGCGGCTGCTCTACGACGAGAGCGGCTTGCTGGGTGTGAGCGGCATCTCGCGCGATCTGCGTGCGCTACTCGCGAGCGAGGCGCCCGCCGCGAAGCTCGCCCTCGACCTGTTCGTGGAGAGCATCGTGCGCGAAGTCGGCGGGCAGGCCGTGTTGTTAGGCGGCCTCGACGCGCTCGTGTTCACCGGCGGCATCGGCGAGAACGCCGCCGAAGTGCGCGCGCGTGTGTGCGAGCGTCTCGCGTGGCTCGGTATGGCGCTCGATGCAGAAGCGAATGCGCGTGGCGGGCTGCGCATCACGCGCGAGGGGAGCGCAGTGTCGTGCTGGGTGCTCGCGACGGACGAAGAGGGCGTGATCGCGCGGGCGACGGCGGAGCTGCTGCGCTGATCCCTAGTTCAGTCCGGCCTCGATGGTGCCTACGACCTCAGCGAGCGAGAGCGTGAACCAACCTGCATCTTCGGCATCGAAGGCCTCACGCCAGGCCGCGTATCCATCGGAGAACTGTTCGAGGTTCGGGGTCTCCGAGGTCAGCTCAGTGACGCTTCGAGCGAGAGCTTCCTCGGCGATCGGTGTATGAGCGACCACCGAGCCCACTTCCCCGCCCGCCTTGATCACGAGTCCGGTCAACTTCACGTGAACGATGATGTTGTCTCCGATGGAATCGATCTTTCCGACATGAGCGCGTGAAGCGGTCTCTCCTTCTCGCGTCTTGTACTTCCACACCTGACCCACCGAGAACTGTGTGCTCGTCGCTGTTCGCAGCTCCTCGTCGGCCCAGAGCGCCGTGGAGAACAGGAGGGCCACGACTCCAGCAGCCAAGCGCGTGCGCGCGTTCATCGCGCCGCCTCGAACACCATCGCCCCCCGCGACACCGTCTCCAGCACGCGCAGCTCGAGCAGCTTCTCCCGCCCCAGCTCCACGGGATCGCGCGAGAGCACGACCAGGTCGGCGAGCTTTCCCAGCGTCAGCGTGCCGCGCTCGTTCTCGGCGAAGTACTGGCGCGCGCCGTTCGCGGTGAGCGCGCGCAGCGCCTCTTCGACGCTCACGCGCTGCTCGGCGCCTAACACCTGGCCGCTCCGCGTGAGGCGATTCGTGGTCGCCCACAACAAGCGGATCGCGTCGGGCGGCACGACGGGCGCGTCGTTGTGGATGGTGAACGCGATGCCGCGGTCCTGCGCGGAGCGAGTGGGGCTGATGCGCATCGCGCGCGGCACGCCGAGCACGGAGTCGCGGTGCCAGTCGCCCCAGAAGAACGGGTGCGCGCTGAAGAAGGACGGGATCATGCCGAGCGCGCGCATGCGATCGAGCTGGTCCTCGCGCAGCGTCTGCGCGTGAATCATCACGGTGCGGTGGTCGCGTTCTGGAGCGAGC from Deltaproteobacteria bacterium includes these protein-coding regions:
- a CDS encoding acetate/propionate family kinase, with translation MQQALAVLNAGSSSLKFAVYRLARGAAPERVLRGAIEGVSGADAHARALAAFELRLASEAPTLHLVAAGHRVVHGGARFTAPALVTDAVLAELRALVPLAPRHQPHAIAAIETLRAARPELAQVACFDTAFHHTLPEVARRFALPQALYDAGIRRYGFHGLSLESIVAQLPQQLDERADGRVIVLHLGSGASATALRGRTSVATSMGLTPLDGLVMGTRAGALDPGVLLHLLRDGWDEARLARLLYDESGLLGVSGISRDLRALLASEAPAAKLALDLFVESIVREVGGQAVLLGGLDALVFTGGIGENAAEVRARVCERLAWLGMALDAEANARGGLRITREGSAVSCWVLATDEEGVIARATAELLR